The Chanos chanos chromosome 16, fChaCha1.1, whole genome shotgun sequence genome has a window encoding:
- the rprml gene encoding reprimo-like protein — MNSTFFNNTVLKHGALLNRSHELAGTLVSCCTGNGSDVAASDGGGSLVLPPDERKLFVTRVVQIAVLCVLSLTVMFGIFFLGCNLMIKSESMINFLVKDRRPSKDVEAVMIGLS, encoded by the coding sequence ATGAACAGCACGTTCTTCAACAACACAGTGCTAAAGCATGGGGCGCTGCTCAATCGCAGCCACGAGCTTGCGGGCACACTGGTCAGCTGCTGCACGGGCAATGGGAGCGATGTGGCCGCGAGCGACGGTGGCGGGTCTCTCGTGCTTCCACCGGACGAGCGCAAGCTGTTTGTGACGCGCGTGGTGCAGATCGCTGTATTGTGCGTACTTTCTCTTACAGTGATGTTCGGGATCTTCTTCCTTGGCTGCAACCTCATGATCAAGTCCGAGAGCATGATCAACTTTCTTGTGAAGGACCGGAGACCGTCCAAGGACGTGGAAGCGGTGATGATCGGACTGAGTTAG